The DNA window TCCGCCTGCGCCGATCACCGCCACGCACATGTGCTGAACCGCCGCCGCAGGACGGCCTCGACACCGCCCTCGCCCTCGCCCTCAACGACGTCCCTGGTTGCGAACCGAAGTCGGCTTGTGCGCCACCGACCGTACCCACCAGTTTCAAGGAGACTTGTGACCACTCTCAGCCCCGCCGCGAGGCGCGCCTGCATGAGCCTCGCCCTCGCCACCTGCTTCACCGCTTCCCCCGCCATGGCCGCAGCCTCCGAAGCCCCCGCCAAGGACGGCTCCGCTACCGGGCTCGACCGGTACTACCAGCAGCACCTCGGCTGGGGCAGCTGCGTCAAGGGCCCCGCCGACACGACGGGCGGCGATCTCGACAGGGCCGGTGTGCGGTGCGCGGACGTGACCGTGCCGCTGGACTACACCGACCCCCTGGGGCGCACGATCACCGTGTCGATATCCCGGCTCAAGGCCACCGACACCCGCCACCGTATCGGCTCGATCCTGCTCAACAACGGCGGCCCCGGCGGCCCCTCCGTCGAATCCCCGCCCGGCGTCCGCAAAGCGATGAAGGACGTCGGCGCGCGCTACGACATCATCGGCTTCGACCCACGCTTCGTCGGCCGCAGCACCCCACTGGACTGCGGCTGGCCCGTCGGCACGTCCTGGTTGTCGGCCGGAACCAGCCGGGCGGGCTTCGACCGCCAGGTCGTCCTCCAAAAGAGCCTGGCCGACAAGTGCCGCGCCGCCGACTCCTCGGTGCTCCCGCACATCAGCACGCGAAACACGGCCCGTGACATGGACGTCATCCGCGGCGCGCTCGGCGAGCGGAAGGTTTCCTATCTGGGCTACTCGTACGGCACCTACTTGGGCACGGTCTACACGCAGATGTTCCCCGGCCGCTACGACCGGGTGGTGCTTGACGGGGCGATCTCGCCGAACCGGTACGGCCCCCAACTGCTGAAAGGCTCCGAGCGCGAGAACGAGAAGGCGCTCTCCGACTGGGCCGCCTGGGCGGCGGAGCGCCACGACGCCTACGGCCTCGGCCGCACCCGCGCCGAGGTGCTCGCCACCGTCGACCGCGTTGTCGCGGCGTCGGCGCGCGGCCCGCTGACCGTCGGCGCCGGCGCCGATGTCTTCCGGATCGACGACAGCCAGGTGCCGGTCCTCCTCTTCTCGAGCGTCGGTGACGACACCGACCCGACGCGCGCGTTCCTCGGCGAGCAGTTGTCCGTACTGAACATGGCGGCACAAGGCGCGGCGCCGACCACGCTTTCGCCGAACTTCGCCGCGACGCTCCGATACCTGCTGCACGGCGGGGACGAGCCCTCGGGCGTGCAGCACGCGATCATCTGCGGGGACGTGGCCGCCCCTCGCGATCCCCGGCGCTACTGGCGGGACATCGAGCGCAACCGGGCCGCGCACCCGCTGTTCGGCCCGCTGACCAGCAATATCGGCCCGTGCGCCTTCTGGGACCGGCCGCGCGAGGAGCCCACCCAGGTGCGGCGCGACGGCCGGGTGCTGATCGTGGCCGCCACCGGCGACCCGCGCACCACGTACAAGGGCAGCCTCGAACTGCACAAGCTGCTGCCGAGCTCCAGGCTGGTCACCCTTGAAGGCGCCAACCGACACGCCCTCTTCGGGCGCTACGGCAACACCTGCGTGGACGACGAGGTCAACCGGTACCTGGCTACCGGCAAACTGCCGACGAAGGATCAGACCTGCGTCAAGCAGGCCGGCTAGCGGAGCGGACCAGCCAGCCAGCCAGCCAGCCAGCCAGCCAGCCAGCCAGAAACGATCCCCGGCCGAGGTCGTTCGATGCGTATGCCGTCCCCGGCTCAGGACATCCGGCCGTGTTCAGAGGCGGGGCCGGTGTCCGGCCTCGTGCCGTGGCGGTCCGGACCTGAGGCGACGAGACCTTGTTCCGCTGTGCCCGTCGTCGGGCGGGGCCCCGGCCGACGAGGCAGTGACCAGGCCCGCTTCGTAGGCCGCGATGACCGCCTGGGCGCGGTCGCGGACGCGGAGCTTGTCGAAGATGCTGGTGATGTAGTTCTTGACCGTTGAGAGACTGATGTCCAAGGCACGGGAGATCTCGGTGTTGTCGAGGCCGGTAGCCATCAGATGCCACACCTCGACCTCGCGGGGGGTGAGTTCACTCAGGCCGGTCGGGGCCGGCCGCGCACCGTGGGGTCCCCGTACATAGGTGGAGATCAGCCGGGTGAGCAGGCGCGGCGCGACTGCGGCCTCACCGGCGTGGACGGTGCGGATGGCCGCGCTCAGCTCCTCCGGGGAACTGTCCTTGGGAAGGAACCCGTACGCTCCGGCGCGCAGGGCGCCCACCACGTACTCGTCCATGTCGAAGGTGCTGAGGGCCAGGACCCGGCAGTCGGGCACGGTGGCGGCGAGCTCCCCGGTCGCGCCGACCCCGTCGAGTACGGGCATCCGGATGTCCATCACCACGACGTCGGGGCGCAGGCGGCGGGCGAGGGTGACGGCCTGCGCGCCGTTCTCGGCCTCGCCCACTACCTCGAAGGACGGGTCTGGGGAGAGGATCAGCGACAGGCCGCGACGGACCAGCGGCTGGTCGTCCACGATCAGCAGCCTGATCCTCGGCGGCGTCGGCCCGGTTCCGGCCATCAGTGTGCCCTCTCGTGCTGGACGGCCGCCTGGGCCGCCTCGGCCGTGGTCAGCGGTAGGTCGGCCACCACGGCGAATCCCCCGCCGGCCTGCGGGCCGAAGGTGAGCGTGCCGCCTTGCAGGGAGACGCGTTCGCGCATGCCGATGAGGCCGTACCCGCCCGAGCCGGCCGCCGGCACCACCTCCTGCGGCGGTGCGCCTCCGCCGTCGTCCCGGACCTCGACAGTGATCCGCTCCTGGTGGTACGTCAGTTGTACGGACGCGCGGGCGGCCCCGGCGTACTTCCGGATGTTGGTGAGGGCCTCCTGGGAAATCCTGAACACCGTGAGGCCGACGGTCGGCGGCAGCGGACGCTGCGGCCCGCGGATGCTGAACTCGGTCGGCAGTCCGGCGAGGCGGGACTCGGCGACCAGGCGGTCGAGGTCGTCGATGCCGGGCTGGGGCAGCTCCGGCGCGGCCTCCGGTTCGTCACCGGCCCGCAGTACGTCCAGGAGTTGGCGCATCTCGCTCAGCGCGAGCCGGCCAGATGCCTCCAGGGTGACCAGGGCGTCCCGGGCGACCTCCGGTTCGGCGAGGTTGGCCCGGGCTCCACCGGCCATGAGCTGCATGGTGGTGATGTGATGGGCCACGATGTCGTGCAGCTCCCGTGCAATTCGGCGGCGTTCGTCGGCCACCGCTCGGTCGGCAAGGAGTCTGCGGTTGGCCGCCACCTCCCGCTGCCAGCGGTTGACCGCCATGGCGGTGCCGACGACGATCAGGGTGCTGAGTGGCGATGCAACGGCGGCCTGCCAGGGTGGAATCCGGCCGTTGCTCTGGCTCAGCAGCGTCAGCGACACCGTCGCGACGGCGGCGACAGCCGTCACCCGGCCGGGGCAGGCCCTGGCGACCGAGTACAGGGCGACCACCAGGACGGCGCCGAAGTGGCTGGGCAGGGGTATGGCCAAGGCAGCCGTGGCATCGAGTGCCAGTACGGCGGCGAGCGCTGCCACCGGTTGGCGGCGCCGGGCGAGCAATGGCATGGCGGCCAGGGCGACGAGGAGGAATCCACCCACGCTCACGTCGTGTCGGCGGTCGGGGGCGTCGAAGAACACGTAGCTGAGCAGGTTCAGCGCGCAGGCCCCGCCGGTCACGAGTGCGTCGTTACGGGTCCACGGCGGCTCGGCGCTGCCGATCTGCAGCGCCTCCCGGGCATCGCCGGGCCCGATATGTCGACTACTGGGCATGCCTGTTCCCTCTCGTCCGGCCTCCCGGCGTTCGGGACAGGGTTGCACAGAAGCCGCAATGGCAGCACCGGCGGCAGCAGTTCGCGGCCCCTGTCCCGGAGGCGGGCCCAGATCGGGACCAGGACCAGAGTCCTGGTCCCGGGCCGGGCGGAGGACCCAGGGCCCCGGTCCGGATCATCCGCTGCCACGACGCTTGGCGGCCCCCGGAGTGATGGTCTGAAGACCGGCCGGGAGCCCCCGGCAGACGTCCGCACTCAAGTCCGTCCGCCGGAGGACATCGTGATCCGCGCCCTGACCGGATACTCCACCAGACACCCCTGGAAGGTCATCGCCCTATGGGCGGTGCTGGGCGTCGTACTGAGCGCCCTGGCCCCGACACTGATCGCCCGCGTCACCCAGCACCAGACCGGGGACTTCCTGCCCCGCAGCTACGACTCGGCCGCCGCGCTGCATATCGCCCAGGAACAGTTCGGGGTGAACCCCGACGCCACCACGGTGACGGTCCTGGTCGCCCGGTCCGACGGCAAGGCCCTCAGCGCCGCCGACCAGGAGCGTGTGGAGACCGAGGCCGCGAAACTGTCCCAACGCCGTGTGATCATGCCCAGGGAAGACGACGTCCCGCAGTTCCTCGTCCCGGACCGCTCCCAGACGCCCCGGATCGCCCCGGCGATGACGGCGCCCGACCGCAGTTTCGAACTGCTCTCCGTCCAGCTGATCGGGAACCCCTCGGACAGCGGGGTCCAGGGCGTCTACCGGACCTTCCGGGACGCCACCCGGACGCAGTTCTCCGAGGCGGGGATGCGCACCGGTTTCGCCGGGAGTCTCGCCGACACCGTCGATACCACCGACGCCCACAAGACCGCCGCGACAGTCGCGAGTGCCCTCGTCATGGGGCTCATCGTCCTGCTCAACGTGCTGGTGTTCCGCAGCGTGCTGGCGGCCCTGCTGCCGCTGCTCGCGGTCGCCGTCATCGGCGGCGTGGCGTCGGGAGCCGTGGCGGGCGCCGCGATGGTCACGGGGCGCAAGCTCGACGCGGGCACCCCAGGGCTGATCAGCGTCGTCCTGCTCGGCATCGGCATCGACTACCTGCTGTTCCTGCTGTTCCGCTTCCGCGAGCAACTGCGCAACCGGCCCGAGCAGTCCGCCCGCGAGGCGGCCGAGCAGGTCTCCGGCCGGGTCGGCACCGCGATCACCTCGGCGGCGCTGACCATCGTTGCCGCGTTCGCCACGCTGGGCCTGGCGACCTTCGGGCAGTTCCGCTCGCTGGGCCCCGCGATCGCCGTCGCGGTCCTGGTGATGCTGCTCGGCAGCCTCACCCTGCTGCCGGCGCTGCTCGCGGCCGCCGGGCGCAAGATGTTCTGGCCATCCCGAACCCTGCGCCGCAAGCCGAACGAAGGGCGTGCCGCCCGCTTGGGCGCGCTGGTCACGCGGCGACCACTGACGATGCTGACGGCCTCCGTCGCCCTGCTTGCCGCACTTGCCGCCGGGCTGATCGGTATCCGCATGGACTACGGCCGGGGCGAATCCGGTGAC is part of the Streptomyces agglomeratus genome and encodes:
- a CDS encoding alpha/beta hydrolase; the encoded protein is MSLALATCFTASPAMAAASEAPAKDGSATGLDRYYQQHLGWGSCVKGPADTTGGDLDRAGVRCADVTVPLDYTDPLGRTITVSISRLKATDTRHRIGSILLNNGGPGGPSVESPPGVRKAMKDVGARYDIIGFDPRFVGRSTPLDCGWPVGTSWLSAGTSRAGFDRQVVLQKSLADKCRAADSSVLPHISTRNTARDMDVIRGALGERKVSYLGYSYGTYLGTVYTQMFPGRYDRVVLDGAISPNRYGPQLLKGSERENEKALSDWAAWAAERHDAYGLGRTRAEVLATVDRVVAASARGPLTVGAGADVFRIDDSQVPVLLFSSVGDDTDPTRAFLGEQLSVLNMAAQGAAPTTLSPNFAATLRYLLHGGDEPSGVQHAIICGDVAAPRDPRRYWRDIERNRAAHPLFGPLTSNIGPCAFWDRPREEPTQVRRDGRVLIVAATGDPRTTYKGSLELHKLLPSSRLVTLEGANRHALFGRYGNTCVDDEVNRYLATGKLPTKDQTCVKQAG
- a CDS encoding response regulator, whose translation is MAGTGPTPPRIRLLIVDDQPLVRRGLSLILSPDPSFEVVGEAENGAQAVTLARRLRPDVVVMDIRMPVLDGVGATGELAATVPDCRVLALSTFDMDEYVVGALRAGAYGFLPKDSSPEELSAAIRTVHAGEAAVAPRLLTRLISTYVRGPHGARPAPTGLSELTPREVEVWHLMATGLDNTEISRALDISLSTVKNYITSIFDKLRVRDRAQAVIAAYEAGLVTASSAGAPPDDGHSGTRSRRLRSGPPRHEAGHRPRL
- a CDS encoding sensor histidine kinase, whose product is MPSSRHIGPGDAREALQIGSAEPPWTRNDALVTGGACALNLLSYVFFDAPDRRHDVSVGGFLLVALAAMPLLARRRQPVAALAAVLALDATAALAIPLPSHFGAVLVVALYSVARACPGRVTAVAAVATVSLTLLSQSNGRIPPWQAAVASPLSTLIVVGTAMAVNRWQREVAANRRLLADRAVADERRRIARELHDIVAHHITTMQLMAGGARANLAEPEVARDALVTLEASGRLALSEMRQLLDVLRAGDEPEAAPELPQPGIDDLDRLVAESRLAGLPTEFSIRGPQRPLPPTVGLTVFRISQEALTNIRKYAGAARASVQLTYHQERITVEVRDDGGGAPPQEVVPAAGSGGYGLIGMRERVSLQGGTLTFGPQAGGGFAVVADLPLTTAEAAQAAVQHERAH
- a CDS encoding MMPL family transporter, whose translation is MIRALTGYSTRHPWKVIALWAVLGVVLSALAPTLIARVTQHQTGDFLPRSYDSAAALHIAQEQFGVNPDATTVTVLVARSDGKALSAADQERVETEAAKLSQRRVIMPREDDVPQFLVPDRSQTPRIAPAMTAPDRSFELLSVQLIGNPSDSGVQGVYRTFRDATRTQFSEAGMRTGFAGSLADTVDTTDAHKTAATVASALVMGLIVLLNVLVFRSVLAALLPLLAVAVIGGVASGAVAGAAMVTGRKLDAGTPGLISVVLLGIGIDYLLFLLFRFREQLRNRPEQSAREAAEQVSGRVGTAITSAALTIVAAFATLGLATFGQFRSLGPAIAVAVLVMLLGSLTLLPALLAAAGRKMFWPSRTLRRKPNEGRAARLGALVTRRPLTMLTASVALLAALAAGLIGIRMDYGRGESGDRTPAAATAAEISRALPAGVSDPTSVFVTATDGGTLTTVGVDGLSRALTQVKGVGKVARTVLNEDRRAARIDLYPTAAPQSRQARDLASGPIRAVVAQHTPAGMTAHVGGTAAIFADVSTAVDHDLTIVFPVAAALIALILLLLLRSLLAPLMLILSVGLGFAATLGAATLLFQHALGRPGVNFTLPLVLFLFVVALGTDYNILIADRIREEMQRPGPARAAVARAVRHTAPAIAMAGLVLASSFATLATTPGSEQVAFAMTLGIMLSALVLSLVLVPALAALFGRALWWPVRPRPTVGGQSRRRATATAPEPERVTSY